The sequence below is a genomic window from Candidatus Bathyarchaeota archaeon.
GGTCATCGTTGTTTTTCACTACTCTCTGAGTGGGGTCTGAAAGCAGGCGCTGAGCAATTTCGTTGTTGTCAGCCTCAAAATCAGTTAGGGAAACTATTGAGGCATGAAAGTTCAAGATTTTCTCCAATCTGCCGATTTGGTCGCTTAAAGATTCTCCAAAAATCATTCTGCCCACGATTGGACCTTGGTTTTGGCTTGTAAGTATGGGGGCACTTGCGATTATGAATGGTTCATTGTTTAAGGTGGCGAAACCTGTAACTACGGAGGCATCGACTGTTGGTGGAGAGAAGACTGCATCGGTTTCTAAGAGCTGTATTAATTCATCGGGGGCGTCAACTTTTTGGGACTCGTCAAGATCATAGAATTGACAATACATTATCTTCCGATCGTTATCTATTATAGCTATGAAGTGGAGTTTTAAGTTTTGAAATGTCCCCTCCCCAAAGTTCTCATCAACATATAGAGGGTTGGACCCCAGGGCAAAACGGTAGGTTTCATCCCACGATGAATAATCAACAAGAGCTACTGCCAAGTTTTCTTTTTGGTAACCAAAGGCGTTAATGACTTGGGCGAGGTTCTTCTCTATTTCTCTTTGATCCACTTTTTCATAGCTTGGAAGCCTCATGTAGACGCTGAAGGCATGAAAGCCTACGAAAACCAATAGCGTAAGGAGCCCTATCGTCAGTAGACTTTTTGTCCTAATCTTCATCATGAGTCCCCATGGAAGCCCAAAAGCTCTATTCGGAAACTGAATATAACTCTAAGTGTTCCAAGATACAGATTTTAACTCCAATAATCTGCATGCTTGGCAGCAATCTGGTCACAATTTTTCGGTCCCAGAGGCCTTATCGGATGGCTTTTTTTAAGGCGACAAAACAGAGCGCAAAAAACACCACGCCAAACGCCGCTAGAACCAGAAGTGAAATCCAGGGGAAGGCTTGTCCAAGCGCGGATGCCCGCAGACAATTGCAGGCATGGGTTAGCGGTGAAGCATATAGGGCTACGCTTAGGGCAGGGGGAATCTGGTTTAGCGAGAAAAAGGTGCCGCTTAGAAAAGACATGGGCAAAATCACTAGGCTCATAAACAACGTCATGTCCTGATGGGTCTTAGCCTGCAACGCCACGGTGACGCCCAGAAAAGCAAAGACAAAGCAGGTTAACACAAGCGTTAAGACGAAAAGAAGGTTCATCGCGGGCAGCGGCGAAAACAGCAGCGCTACCGCCAGCAACGCAGCGGAGCTTAAGAGCCCCCGCAGTACACCGATTAGGGATTTACCCACGATAATCGAAAAAGCACTCACAGGCGCCATCAGGGTTTCGTCGAAGCATTTGTAGAATAGGCGGTCAACATGCAGTTTAAGTCCTGAGGTGTTAAAGGCAGTGGTCATCGCCGTTAAAGCTATGATTCCCGGGATTACGAAGTCAAGGTAGCTGTAGCCTTCGATGCTGGTGCCTCTGCCTAAGCCGTATCCGAACGCCAGCAGATAAAGTATGGGCGCGATGAGGGTTAAGGCCATGGTTTTGCCTATGTTTCGGCGCAGAAAACGCAGATCAACCCATACAACTGTGCCTATATCCTGCAGGGTTTCAAGCAACATTTTCTGCCCCCACCTTTTTGCCGGTTAACTTTACAAAGACATCCTCCAGGTTGGAGTCGCGGATCGCCGCCTTAACATTAGATGGCAAGCCCTCGATATACCGTATAGCCGTCTGTCGTTCCGCAAAGTGCTCGTAATGGGTGACTTCTCCCTCATCAACCGTCTCCACCGTTACCATGCCAACTGCCGCTCTAAGCTCCCAGGGCGAACCCAAGGCGATCAGGCGCCCCTGATTAACGATGCCTACCCGCTGGCAGAGGGCCTCAGCTTCCTCTATGTAATGCGTGGTCAGAAATATGGTGGTGCCTGCTCGTCTTAAGTTGCGTATCAAATCCCACATTTTGCGTCGTACCTGAACATCCAACCCCACTGTGGGTTCATCTAAAAAGAGCACTTGGGGTCTGTGAAGCAGGGCTCGGGCGATCATCGCCGCCTTCTTCATGCCTCCGGATAGGTCCTCAACCATCTTTTCACTTTGCTTGGTTAAACCAACGAATTCCAGCAGTTCACTGATTCGTTGCCTGCGTTCGTCGACGCTGATGTGGTGTAGGCGTGCGTGCAGGTCCATGTTTTCCCGCAGGTTCAGGTCTAAATCAAAGGTGAGATGCTGCTGAACTACCCCGATGACTCTTTTGACTTTGTCAGGTTCCTTTTCCACATCGTACCCTCTGACCCATATGCCTCCTGAGGTGGGCCTTGTTAAGCCTGTGAGGGCGCGGATGGTGGTGGTTTTGCCTGCGCCGTTGGGCCCCAAAAACCCAAAGATTTCGCCTGTATGTACGCTGAGGTTTAGGTTTTCTACTGCACAGACATCTCTGTATTGCTTAGTGAGATTGCTGGTTAGGATTGCCTCATCCAACGCCCTTTGCCCCATAGATGACCGATGGAATTACTATCTTAACCTGAAAGCTCATAAAGTTTTCAACAATCAATAAAAAAGAATCCAAAAGATCCCAAAACCAGATTGCATCAGACATCCAACTAGAAGCAACCCCTTTGCCGCCTACTAAGCTGCTTACCGCTTATACCATAACATTACAGCTAAAAGAGCAATCAGCACCGCCAAAATCGTAACCTGCAGAACTGTGAGGTAACAGGTTATTCCATCAACGGGCTGTATGAGTGGCAAGGTAAAATCTTGGGGGGGAGTTGGGGTTGCATGGGTTGGCATGGGTGAGGCGGAGGTGGCGGTTGGTGTCTGGGTTATGGTTTTGGTCGGCGGAGGCAAGGGGGCCTGGGTAGGCGCGGTGGCTTGGGCTGGCTGCGGCGTCGTCACTGTGGTGGGCAATGCATCTGAATCTGAGATATCCAGCACTACGTTGTCAACTTGAAGTTCCAGTTGTTCCTTGCTGTTGCTCCACCAATTCTCGCCCAGCCCCGACATGAGGCTAATGGGGTGTGTTTTGTCGGTGAACTGCTGCTGAGACGCAGCTATGACCACTGCACCGTTCACTGCTAAGGACACTGTTTTTGCGTCATTGTTGATGGTTAAGACAAGATGGTACCAGGTGTTGCTGACTGGGGGAGAACCCGCGGTCTGGAAGATATAGGTGTACACGGCGCTGCCCCCTATCCATAGTGACCAGGCAGTTGATCCGTCTATACCTACGCCGACGTTGCCGTAGTTACCGTTAAGATTAGTGGAATCGCATATGTAGAGGAAAAATATTGCGCCGTTTCCCTGTGTGCAGCCGTTAGGAACGTTGGTGACTAAGACATCCTGTGAGGCAACTATGGTGCTGTTCACGGTTGAGGTGAAACCGTCCTTTACTAGGTAGGAGTAGGTGCTGGCTCCGGCAACTGGAGGGGGAACGATGAAGCGTGCTGTTTGGTCGCTGACGGTTTGGCTTGCGCCAGATATCACGAATGATCGGCTCCATTGGTTAAAGTTGCCGCTTGAAAAGTTGTCTGAGAACGCGCCTACTGCGTCGGCGAGTTTCATGGGGGCAGCTACCATAAAAGAAAGCAGTATTATAGTAAGAGATGCCGCTATGATCTTGTTCATCTCTATTCGCCAATCCAATAGAAGCGTCGCCGATTAATAAGGGCAAAAGAAGTTAGATAAACTGTACTGCAAAAGCTAATTTAAACGAAACGACGAGTTATCTCCAAAAGCAGCAGCCACCAATCCCTCCAGCCTAAAGACTAAACTTTGGTGGTAACGATGCAGAGATTTGCAGCCATTACTAAACGCCTCTTAAACCCCAAGGCTTTCTAGTTGTATCCTTTTGCAGCCACAGACGTTCATATCCACTGCCCAAGATAGTTCTTAACGTGAAAAACATGACTGTTGTGAAAATTATAGAGTTAATTGGTGCTTCGCCGACTAGCTGGGAAGACGCCGCCAAAAACGCATTAGCTCAAGCCGCCAAGACCCTCAAGAACATCAAATCCATCTACGTCAAAAGCTGCAAAGCAACCATCGAAAACAACCAAATCAAGGAATACCATGCTATAGTTAAAATTGCGTTCGTAGTCGAAGGCAGCTAAAAGCTCCTTTCTTGTGATTTCTTTAATACTTCGAAATAATAGAAGTTACTATATTGTTGATTTTTTCCATCTCGCATCTCGGTTGAAGAATCACTCGATTTCAGAAGCCGAAGGGAAACTTTTGGGAAAATAAATATTATCATATTTTGATTATCAATATAAAAAAAGTTTTTAGGGAAAATTTGGGAAGAAATTATATACTTGATCGGGAAATTTGACGCCTTGGGTAGGCAGTTTGGCTGTTTATACAGTTGAAGATAGATTGAAAAAGCTTGAGGGCAAAATAGCTATGCTTGTTTCCGTGACGGACTATGAGAAGTATCCATTTATCTGCGCCTGCTTGGACGCTGACCTGGACCTTGCTCAAGTGGACAAAATTCTTGCTTTAATAAGTGAAGCTGAAAACCTCAATAATACTCCTAACGAGATGAGTTATCACCAGTTTGAGGAAGAACTCATAACTATTGTGCCCTCAAAAAGGAATGATTCTCACTTCGTTAAATCAATCGTAAAGGCGTTAAACAAGGAACACAAATTTCTAATCTGCGCCAAGAAGTTTAGGGATCAAGGCATAGAGATTTAGACTTCAGCGGCTTACTTTTTTCTATTTTTCCCTTTTGACTATAAATTTGTGGTTGCATTGTTTGCAGAGGTACTCTTGTATCAACGGGTCATCTTCGAATTGGTCGGTTGGTTTGCAGTTTTTGCTGGTGCAGTAGGGGCATTCTGTCATGTTGTTAACCCACCACAAACTACTCACAATCTGAATATGAATGTTTTTTCAGAACTAACAGTATAACCAAACCATACCTAAACCCAAACTCGATATGTTCAAAACCCACGCTTACGGTGGCAAAGCAATAGCTTAACCATAACACACTTAGGCAAAAACAAACATTCAGACAGCAGAGGAAAGAGGAATGTCGGCGATAGCCAACAGTTGCGAGTACCTAACACCCGATAAAGAGTGCTTAGCGGTTTTCGAAAGCGAAAAAGCAAAAGAAAGCAGACAACTTAACTGCGAAAACCCCCAGAAGACAACCTGCTGCTATATCTGCCCATCCAGACCAACATGCGCCATCAGTTGCAGGTATCTGGGGCGGATCGAAACGGATCAGGCTGCACCAGAAATGCAGACGCCCAAACCCCTCGGCGAGAAAGAGGTTTCTACTGCTGCATCAGCGATGGTTTGTCCTTGCTGCAATGGCGAGATGAACTGTGGCAAAACCAAACTTGCCGTCGAAGGGTTAGATGTTAAAGATTTGTCTGTCCTAGTGTATGTTTGTCGGGTCTGCGGCAAAATCGAGTTCAAGGCAGAAAGTACGGGATAGAAGATTCTTAGCTTGGCTAATGTCAAGCTTAGATCAACATTTATTAGCGCTAACCCGTTTTTAGCTCCAAACAATTGGGGATTCAACGTAAATGAAGCTTTCACATCGTGCCCTTGGAGTAACAGCGTTAGCATCAGGCATCATGGCGTTTTGTCTTCTTGTTCTTCCATATATGCTGTTTCCACAGTTCTACGTGCCTAAAACGTCAGGAGTAGGCTACACTGCTCCAGCGACAATAGAGGGCCTTGTGCTTATGGCAGCCGGCTTGGTTTTGCTTGTCGTCAGCGTAATTTTTGCCCAGCTCTACAGGCACCGCTAAAACCTGCCGGTTAACCGATTTCTCTTAAGATGTGT
It includes:
- a CDS encoding ABC transporter permease — encoded protein: MLLETLQDIGTVVWVDLRFLRRNIGKTMALTLIAPILYLLAFGYGLGRGTSIEGYSYLDFVIPGIIALTAMTTAFNTSGLKLHVDRLFYKCFDETLMAPVSAFSIIVGKSLIGVLRGLLSSAALLAVALLFSPLPAMNLLFVLTLVLTCFVFAFLGVTVALQAKTHQDMTLFMSLVILPMSFLSGTFFSLNQIPPALSVALYASPLTHACNCLRASALGQAFPWISLLVLAAFGVVFFALCFVALKKAIR
- a CDS encoding ABC transporter ATP-binding protein, yielding MDEAILTSNLTKQYRDVCAVENLNLSVHTGEIFGFLGPNGAGKTTTIRALTGLTRPTSGGIWVRGYDVEKEPDKVKRVIGVVQQHLTFDLDLNLRENMDLHARLHHISVDERRQRISELLEFVGLTKQSEKMVEDLSGGMKKAAMIARALLHRPQVLFLDEPTVGLDVQVRRKMWDLIRNLRRAGTTIFLTTHYIEEAEALCQRVGIVNQGRLIALGSPWELRAAVGMVTVETVDEGEVTHYEHFAERQTAIRYIEGLPSNVKAAIRDSNLEDVFVKLTGKKVGAENVA
- a CDS encoding dodecin family protein, with the protein product MTVVKIIELIGASPTSWEDAAKNALAQAAKTLKNIKSIYVKSCKATIENNQIKEYHAIVKIAFVVEGS
- a CDS encoding YhaI family protein, giving the protein MAVYTVEDRLKKLEGKIAMLVSVTDYEKYPFICACLDADLDLAQVDKILALISEAENLNNTPNEMSYHQFEEELITIVPSKRNDSHFVKSIVKALNKEHKFLICAKKFRDQGIEI